A region of Paenibacillus sp. JNUCC-31 DNA encodes the following proteins:
- a CDS encoding alkaline phosphatase family protein has protein sequence MGKTAEKKSPSGRRVLIIGTDGLRPDQVKADTMPTYCRLMQSGTLFKSFYSAFPSLTRVCMASLTTGSYPGQHGLMGNLMYAPHFSEDGLLQTGDHREILQFQQRTGEELLLRPTLGDRLAQANLRLTVSGGSSPGASLLWNFNHPQHVMNPSTDYGLPELSEMHAARGPAAEETDVSIRKKERTLWAVRTLIEQQLPDEQNTVMVLWLPEPDETQHYCGIGSQEAKQALRLVDQYLSEILEAVSQLGLENELDIMLISDHGHSTANMVGSLEHYVNQARKELNRELNFIAVDAFIYGDENQVEELQAFADWLSAQPWCGMLLAREPLHQQLNNALPLSAVIGSITHERAPLLAVVPAWTDEKNQDGIQGVVHYLNSKTENKAYHGSIRNEDMRPFCMGIGPSFKKGHVTDIPAGIIDIAPTALHLVGVTGESGFTGRVLFEGLKGCEEQAVQHDAVKYEELYADSERVKGIQIANVNGSTYLTDCFCENTKESLLKAAKKG, from the coding sequence ATGGGGAAAACGGCTGAGAAGAAAAGTCCTTCGGGACGGCGGGTACTTATTATCGGAACGGACGGATTAAGGCCCGATCAGGTTAAAGCCGATACGATGCCTACGTATTGCCGGTTAATGCAAAGCGGCACGCTGTTCAAATCTTTTTATTCGGCTTTTCCATCGCTGACACGGGTGTGCATGGCCTCATTAACAACTGGATCCTATCCAGGGCAGCATGGTTTGATGGGCAATCTCATGTACGCGCCTCACTTTTCGGAAGACGGACTGCTGCAGACAGGTGACCATCGGGAAATATTGCAATTCCAGCAGCGAACGGGGGAAGAGCTGCTCTTGCGTCCGACGCTCGGGGACAGATTGGCCCAAGCGAACTTGCGCTTGACGGTTTCGGGCGGAAGTTCGCCCGGAGCTTCATTGCTCTGGAATTTTAATCATCCGCAGCATGTCATGAATCCGTCTACCGACTATGGTCTTCCAGAGCTTAGCGAAATGCATGCTGCGCGAGGCCCGGCCGCTGAGGAAACCGATGTTTCGATCCGCAAGAAAGAACGCACTTTATGGGCTGTTCGCACGCTCATTGAACAGCAATTGCCCGATGAACAGAATACCGTTATGGTGCTGTGGCTTCCCGAACCGGATGAAACGCAACATTATTGCGGCATTGGTTCGCAAGAGGCTAAACAAGCCCTAAGGCTAGTGGATCAATATTTGTCCGAGATTTTGGAGGCTGTCTCTCAACTTGGCCTCGAGAATGAATTGGATATCATGCTCATCAGCGATCACGGACATTCGACAGCGAACATGGTCGGTAGTCTGGAGCATTATGTGAATCAAGCCCGGAAAGAATTGAATAGAGAACTGAATTTTATCGCAGTGGACGCTTTTATTTATGGGGACGAGAATCAAGTCGAGGAATTGCAGGCGTTCGCTGACTGGTTATCCGCTCAACCTTGGTGCGGTATGCTATTGGCGAGAGAACCGCTTCATCAGCAACTGAACAATGCTCTGCCTTTGAGTGCAGTGATCGGAAGCATTACTCACGAGAGAGCCCCTCTGTTGGCCGTTGTTCCAGCGTGGACCGATGAAAAAAATCAGGATGGCATTCAAGGCGTTGTTCATTATTTAAACTCCAAGACGGAGAATAAAGCCTACCATGGCTCTATCCGAAATGAGGATATGCGACCGTTTTGCATGGGAATCGGCCCAAGCTTTAAAAAAGGTCATGTGACGGACATTCCGGCAGGCATTATTGACATTGCGCCAACGGCCTTGCATCTGGTTGGGGTCACGGGTGAAAGCGGCTTTACAGGAAGGGTTTTATTTGAAGGTCTGAAAGGTTGCGAAGAGCAGGCAGTTCAGCACGATGCTGTGAAGTATGAAGAATTATATGCGGATTCCGAACGAGTAAAAGGAATTCAGATCGCTAATGTGAATGGATCGACATATCTCACCGATTGTTTTTGTGAAAATACGAAAGAATCTCTTTTGAAAGCCGCAAAGAAAGGATGA
- a CDS encoding glycoside hydrolase family 3 N-terminal domain-containing protein: protein MDNKKITELLQEMTLAEKIGQLSQTTGEHYVGKIDSEMVETGPDFPGHMLEGDTLYTMGSIIGVSSAKYTNLIQSEYLQKSRLKIPLLFMHDAIHGYRTIFPIPLGLSCTWDEGIVQQAAADTASELRAAGIHVNFSPMVDLVRDSRWGRVMESFGEDHLLSGHLGRAMIRGYQKGEDGEIAESGVAACLKHFAAYGAGIGGKDYNAVDMSWREFYAYYGKPYEIALQEKPKFVMSSFNTFNGVPVTASEQMMKEILRGAYQFDDIVISDWGAVAELQNHRVAGNGKEAAELALKAGIDIEMVSTLYLEHFEQILEENPGLLQDIDTAVLKILQLKNEMGLFENPYVDEAREDEVILNPRFLDHTKDAAKRSCVLLKNEQMLPIRKEYKKIIIVGPFAGSNQFLGNWPCKGSFDDVVTLAEGLKQVDDSFNLQVYESLKDCPQAELEQCDYIVVAVGEDWKLSGEGHSSVNIELEASQQQLIREVKQTNKPYACVFFSGRPLALQNIIDDIPALLWCWYPGTQAGSAIAELITGQATPSGKLTMSFPRHSAQAPIYYNEYSTGRPANESSYSSRYQDCEIGPLFPFGHGLTYSGAQYSDFTISRDHLTADQELTISFQVSNPSGYNYSEIAILYIEDLVSKAVRPVREMKKYQVVDLPEHQTVTVQMTLALGDLLYLDTSLQQTVEPGKFNIYINDLDSPVFTIEYR from the coding sequence ATGGACAACAAGAAAATCACCGAACTGCTTCAGGAGATGACACTCGCCGAGAAGATTGGACAGCTCTCCCAGACGACCGGGGAACATTACGTCGGCAAAATCGATAGCGAAATGGTTGAGACCGGCCCAGACTTCCCGGGCCATATGCTTGAGGGAGATACGCTATATACGATGGGAAGCATTATCGGCGTGTCGAGCGCCAAGTATACGAACCTGATTCAAAGTGAATATTTGCAGAAGTCACGGCTCAAGATCCCGTTGCTGTTCATGCACGATGCGATACATGGATACAGGACGATTTTTCCAATACCACTTGGACTCTCCTGTACCTGGGATGAGGGAATCGTACAGCAGGCAGCGGCGGATACCGCTTCGGAATTGCGGGCTGCGGGCATACATGTTAATTTCTCTCCGATGGTCGACCTTGTGCGCGACTCCAGATGGGGAAGAGTAATGGAATCCTTTGGCGAGGATCATCTGCTGTCAGGCCATCTTGGCCGGGCGATGATTAGAGGCTATCAGAAAGGCGAGGACGGAGAGATTGCCGAGTCAGGAGTAGCGGCCTGTCTAAAGCATTTTGCGGCGTATGGAGCTGGCATTGGTGGGAAGGACTACAACGCTGTCGATATGTCCTGGAGAGAATTCTATGCCTATTATGGCAAGCCTTATGAAATAGCGCTTCAAGAGAAGCCGAAATTTGTGATGAGTTCATTCAACACGTTCAACGGGGTTCCTGTAACTGCGAGTGAGCAGATGATGAAGGAAATCCTAAGAGGAGCCTATCAATTTGACGATATTGTAATCTCAGATTGGGGGGCAGTCGCCGAACTGCAGAATCACCGCGTTGCTGGCAATGGCAAGGAAGCTGCTGAATTGGCTTTAAAAGCGGGCATTGATATTGAAATGGTCTCGACTTTGTATCTTGAGCATTTTGAACAGATTCTAGAAGAAAATCCGGGGCTGCTCCAGGATATAGATACGGCCGTTCTGAAAATTTTGCAGCTTAAAAATGAAATGGGTTTATTTGAAAATCCTTATGTGGACGAAGCTCGTGAGGACGAAGTCATTCTGAATCCTCGCTTTCTGGATCATACTAAGGACGCTGCCAAGAGAAGCTGTGTGCTGCTGAAAAATGAACAAATGCTGCCTATACGCAAAGAATACAAAAAGATCATCATCGTCGGCCCTTTTGCTGGCAGCAATCAATTCCTGGGCAATTGGCCGTGCAAAGGAAGCTTTGATGATGTAGTTACCTTGGCGGAAGGGCTAAAGCAGGTGGATGATTCATTCAATCTGCAAGTCTATGAATCCCTGAAGGACTGCCCTCAAGCTGAGCTGGAGCAATGCGATTATATTGTTGTAGCGGTTGGGGAGGACTGGAAATTAAGCGGTGAAGGGCATAGCAGTGTGAATATCGAACTGGAGGCCAGCCAGCAGCAGCTGATCCGTGAAGTCAAGCAGACGAACAAACCGTATGCTTGCGTCTTTTTCTCGGGCCGGCCACTCGCGCTACAGAACATTATTGATGATATCCCTGCGCTCTTATGGTGCTGGTATCCGGGTACACAGGCCGGCAGTGCGATTGCTGAGCTGATTACAGGCCAAGCTACTCCGTCGGGCAAACTGACGATGTCGTTCCCGCGTCATTCGGCGCAAGCGCCGATCTATTACAATGAATACAGCACGGGTCGTCCGGCAAATGAATCAAGCTACAGCAGCAGATATCAGGACTGTGAGATCGGGCCTCTGTTCCCGTTCGGGCACGGGCTGACCTATAGCGGTGCGCAGTATTCTGACTTTACAATTTCGCGTGATCATCTGACAGCCGATCAGGAATTGACGATCTCTTTCCAGGTGAGCAATCCAAGCGGGTATAACTATTCTGAAATCGCTATCCTGTACATTGAGGATCTTGTCTCCAAGGCGGTACGTCCTGTGCGCGAGATGAAGAAGTATCAAGTCGTGGACCTACCAGAGCATCAGACCGTTACCGTACAGATGACGCTGGCCTTGGGTGATCTTCTATACTTGGATACCAGCCTGCAGCAAACGGTTGAACCGGGAAAATTCAATATTTATATCAATGATCTTGACTCTCCCGTGTTTACGATAGAATATCGATAA
- a CDS encoding HpcH/HpaI aldolase family protein: MKQKLLAGKAALGVSIMIPSVQLVEMAGKLGYDWVLIDCEHGSITLETVEYMVMAAEASNITPIIRPQKNDPELIGQYMDRGVMGIQAPHVSSAAEAQEIINAVKYHPIGKRSLAVGTRSANYGFGISLTEYAEQANEDLLVCVQIEDKDAVDNLDSIAKIEGIDVLFIGPSDLSQSLGHPGNAGHPVVQKVMDDAFSKIIKLGMVAGTAGNLEITPRRLEHGVQYYYTHLTTLLAYSSSVFLGNAKD; the protein is encoded by the coding sequence ATGAAGCAAAAACTTTTAGCAGGTAAAGCGGCGTTAGGGGTCTCCATTATGATCCCTTCTGTCCAGCTTGTAGAAATGGCCGGGAAACTAGGCTACGATTGGGTGCTGATTGATTGCGAGCATGGTTCCATCACCTTGGAAACCGTTGAATACATGGTCATGGCAGCCGAAGCGAGCAACATTACACCGATCATTAGACCGCAAAAAAACGATCCGGAGCTGATCGGGCAATACATGGATCGTGGTGTGATGGGGATACAAGCGCCCCACGTCAGCTCTGCGGCAGAGGCTCAGGAAATTATCAATGCTGTAAAATACCATCCGATCGGCAAACGAAGCTTGGCCGTGGGAACACGCTCTGCCAATTACGGATTTGGGATTTCGTTAACCGAATATGCCGAGCAGGCTAATGAAGATCTGTTGGTCTGCGTCCAAATTGAGGACAAGGATGCTGTGGATAACCTTGATTCTATCGCTAAAATTGAAGGAATTGATGTGTTGTTTATAGGTCCGTCCGACCTTTCTCAATCTCTTGGACATCCCGGAAATGCCGGGCATCCTGTGGTACAAAAGGTTATGGATGATGCTTTCTCCAAAATCATTAAATTGGGTATGGTAGCGGGTACGGCAGGGAATCTTGAAATAACGCCGAGACGTCTGGAGCATGGGGTTCAATATTACTATACGCATTTAACGACGCTGCTGGCTTATTCATCCTCCGTATTCTTAGGGAATGCCAAGGATTGA
- a CDS encoding 6-phosphogluconolactonase, translating to MIKIFETEEDVADAIAREMKAHLADEHPVFCLASGSTPQMSYMKFAEDDEIHARVQQLKIVSLDEWVGISRESEGSCYQMLNQDLFSLVHLDAGQIEFFDGTAPDLEQECQRIDHFINQHPITFSLMGVGMNGHIGLNEPGCPLLDHSSVVDLSETTRTVAQKYFNQPAALDKGITLGLSQVAGSKRVIVAMTGERKAGIVKEIFTNPEAKLPAQELLGYEHIDFFLDSEAAKYIK from the coding sequence ATGATAAAAATTTTTGAGACTGAAGAGGATGTTGCAGATGCCATTGCCAGAGAGATGAAAGCGCATCTGGCAGATGAACATCCAGTGTTCTGCTTGGCGTCAGGCAGTACACCGCAGATGAGCTACATGAAATTTGCCGAAGACGACGAGATTCATGCAAGGGTTCAGCAGCTTAAAATTGTCAGCCTGGACGAGTGGGTCGGAATAAGCAGAGAGTCTGAGGGAAGCTGCTATCAAATGCTGAATCAGGATTTATTCTCGCTTGTCCATTTGGACGCCGGACAGATCGAATTTTTTGATGGGACTGCGCCGGATTTGGAGCAGGAATGTCAGAGAATCGACCACTTTATCAATCAGCATCCCATAACGTTCAGTTTGATGGGGGTTGGAATGAATGGACATATTGGCTTGAATGAGCCAGGCTGTCCGTTGCTGGATCACAGCAGTGTCGTAGATTTGTCGGAGACGACCAGAACCGTGGCCCAGAAATATTTCAATCAGCCTGCGGCATTGGACAAAGGAATCACCTTAGGTCTAAGTCAGGTGGCGGGCAGCAAGCGGGTGATTGTAGCGATGACCGGTGAACGCAAAGCCGGGATCGTCAAAGAAATATTTACAAATCCGGAAGCAAAGCTGCCTGCTCAGGAGCTGCTCGGTTATGAACATATTGATTTCTTCCTGGATTCGGAGGCAGCGAAATATATTAAATAG
- a CDS encoding M20 family metallopeptidase: MSTNFWDNKEADMLDLIEKIVNIDSGTFYKAGVEQVGDVLASAYQALGFQVTVDQQSERGDHLVIVHPEEQHPDILIIGHMDTVFPVGTAQSRPFSQDESFAYGPGIYDMKASLVMTLFAIKSLIERGDESFKRVKIILNSDEEHGSIYSRELIEREAASVKYALIVEPSDMTGRLITGRRGGGKFELHVTGKAAHSGEEPEKGRSAIGELAHKIIQLHALTDPGAGVHVNVGVISGGTTPNTIAAHAKASIDVRMETLEQAMELERKIRDICGAATTEGTTLVLKGSITRPPMIKTVKSEHLLKIVQEEALQLGESLTDMKIGSGSDGNLTSAVGVATIDALGPRGGNAHTAEEFLDIESLVPRTRLLANLIKRLSRE; encoded by the coding sequence ATGTCGACAAATTTTTGGGATAACAAGGAAGCGGACATGCTTGACCTGATCGAGAAGATTGTCAATATCGATAGCGGGACGTTTTATAAAGCGGGTGTGGAGCAGGTGGGGGATGTGCTGGCTTCTGCTTATCAGGCTCTTGGATTTCAGGTTACGGTCGATCAGCAGTCTGAGCGGGGGGATCATTTGGTCATTGTTCATCCTGAGGAACAGCACCCGGACATCTTGATTATTGGACATATGGATACGGTATTTCCTGTGGGTACCGCACAAAGCCGGCCATTTTCACAAGATGAATCCTTTGCTTACGGTCCCGGCATATACGATATGAAGGCCAGCTTGGTCATGACGCTGTTTGCGATAAAATCATTGATTGAACGAGGCGACGAGAGCTTCAAGCGGGTCAAAATCATTCTGAATTCGGATGAAGAGCATGGTTCGATTTATTCCAGGGAATTGATTGAGCGTGAAGCGGCAAGCGTGAAGTATGCGTTGATCGTTGAACCGAGCGATATGACCGGGAGGCTTATAACCGGACGGCGCGGCGGGGGTAAATTCGAATTGCATGTAACCGGTAAGGCGGCGCATTCCGGGGAAGAACCGGAAAAGGGGCGAAGCGCCATTGGCGAACTTGCGCATAAAATTATTCAACTTCATGCGCTGACTGATCCAGGTGCAGGCGTACATGTCAATGTCGGGGTGATTAGCGGCGGAACGACGCCCAACACAATTGCTGCCCATGCCAAGGCTTCAATTGATGTACGAATGGAGACATTGGAACAGGCTATGGAGTTGGAGCGCAAAATCAGAGATATTTGCGGGGCGGCAACGACTGAAGGAACAACGTTAGTCTTGAAAGGCAGTATTACAAGACCGCCGATGATCAAAACTGTGAAATCTGAGCATTTATTGAAAATCGTGCAAGAAGAAGCGCTGCAGCTGGGAGAGTCGTTAACGGATATGAAAATCGGTTCAGGGTCGGACGGAAACCTGACTTCGGCAGTAGGGGTAGCTACGATTGATGCGCTAGGTCCGCGAGGCGGTAACGCGCATACGGCGGAGGAGTTTTTGGATATCGAAAGCTTGGTACCGAGAACAAGGCTGCTGGCTAACCTGATTAAACGATTAAGTCGTGAATAA
- a CDS encoding ROK family protein — protein MKSFLPNDIKDENRKIIFDIVMQNPELAKVEIAEKTAMSFVTVSKIINFFEEIGLLTATGESREGSGGLGRKRTVYRFNENSYVTVGIQIIGNRITALLINLYSKIIDSYSIETDIPFYSEQFISIFEDMISGMKNVAKKTNSVVLGIGIGVDGAINTRKKTIRMRVQDNKEQDYNYELIIENLINRVELPIFLENDVNASTVAEFRNLENSGEMLSDLVHIAVGDGIGGGLIINKELHRGFNASAGELEYMCFDPEYRRTPSSVGWLESKLGIQHLLSSYNLSSESDIKVCADYVGKHLALTMINIISLLDIDRIIISGKTVALFPERILERTRYYVGQYVEWTPTITYSDSHHSTAVGAAVLSLQHEMIKVISG, from the coding sequence ATGAAGTCGTTTTTGCCAAATGACATTAAGGATGAGAATAGAAAGATCATCTTTGATATTGTGATGCAGAATCCGGAATTGGCGAAGGTCGAAATCGCCGAGAAGACGGCGATGAGCTTTGTAACCGTAAGCAAGATCATCAATTTCTTTGAAGAGATCGGATTGTTGACCGCTACTGGAGAAAGCAGGGAGGGCTCTGGCGGCTTGGGAAGAAAAAGAACGGTATACCGATTTAATGAGAACAGTTATGTAACCGTCGGCATTCAAATCATAGGCAACAGAATCACTGCTCTGCTTATCAATCTTTACAGCAAAATTATCGATTCGTACTCCATCGAGACGGATATTCCGTTTTATAGCGAACAGTTTATCTCGATTTTTGAAGACATGATTTCGGGGATGAAGAATGTAGCAAAAAAAACGAATAGCGTCGTCCTGGGCATCGGGATCGGGGTCGATGGGGCGATAAACACCAGGAAGAAAACGATCAGAATGCGGGTTCAAGACAACAAGGAGCAGGATTACAATTATGAGCTGATCATTGAGAATCTGATTAACCGGGTTGAATTGCCTATTTTCCTTGAAAACGATGTAAACGCTTCTACAGTAGCTGAATTCCGAAATCTGGAGAACTCCGGGGAAATGCTGTCTGATCTGGTCCATATCGCAGTAGGGGACGGGATCGGTGGCGGCCTGATTATCAATAAGGAGCTGCATAGGGGATTCAATGCAAGCGCGGGTGAACTGGAATATATGTGCTTTGACCCGGAGTACAGAAGAACACCGTCCTCCGTCGGCTGGCTCGAGAGCAAGCTGGGGATTCAGCATTTGTTGAGTAGCTATAATCTTAGTTCTGAATCAGACATCAAAGTGTGCGCAGATTATGTAGGCAAGCATCTTGCCCTGACGATGATTAATATCATCAGTCTGCTCGACATCGACCGGATTATTATTAGCGGCAAGACGGTAGCGCTGTTCCCCGAACGGATTCTAGAGAGAACAAGATATTATGTCGGGCAGTATGTAGAGTGGACTCCAACGATAACTTACAGTGATTCGCATCATTCAACAGCTGTCGGAGCTGCCGTACTCTCGCTTCAGCATGAGATGATAAAAGTAATTTCCGGATAG
- a CDS encoding ABC transporter permease — MKSKFKQQFLSQWELQVLVWPSIILMIVFSFVPMLGLIIAFQDYSPLSGFTGSEFVGLDNFKAFLGDKDFYNVLTNTLGISLMKLLIGFPLEIVLAILINELRLVFFKKFTQTISYLPHFLSWVILGGMITSWLGSSGLVNSFLLSTHLITEPISFLSNANAYWWIATLSDIWKEVGWGTILYLAAITGIDPSLYEAAKVDGAKILKRIWYITIPSIKNIIVLMFLLRVGSILGANLDQTLVLQNSSNMLRSEVIDSYVYHLGLAQGDFSFATAVGIFSSVVSVTLLLVANFLTKKLSDSSIF; from the coding sequence ATGAAATCCAAATTTAAACAACAATTTCTATCCCAGTGGGAGCTTCAAGTGTTGGTCTGGCCGAGCATTATATTGATGATTGTGTTCTCTTTTGTCCCGATGCTCGGATTGATCATCGCCTTTCAGGATTATTCTCCGTTATCCGGTTTTACGGGCTCGGAATTTGTAGGATTGGATAATTTCAAAGCCTTTTTGGGGGACAAAGATTTCTACAATGTGCTGACGAACACGCTAGGCATCAGCCTGATGAAGTTGTTGATCGGTTTTCCGCTGGAGATCGTCCTGGCTATATTGATCAATGAACTCCGATTAGTATTCTTCAAGAAGTTTACGCAAACCATATCTTATTTACCGCACTTCCTGTCATGGGTTATTCTTGGCGGCATGATTACATCCTGGCTTGGTTCGTCGGGACTGGTGAACAGCTTCCTGCTGTCGACGCATCTCATAACTGAACCGATCTCCTTCCTGTCAAATGCGAATGCTTATTGGTGGATCGCGACGTTGTCGGATATTTGGAAAGAGGTTGGCTGGGGAACGATTCTCTATCTCGCTGCCATAACGGGAATTGATCCATCGTTGTATGAGGCGGCGAAGGTCGACGGGGCGAAAATATTGAAAAGAATTTGGTATATCACGATTCCCAGCATCAAAAATATTATCGTGCTGATGTTTTTGCTGCGTGTAGGCTCTATCCTGGGAGCGAATCTGGACCAGACTCTCGTCCTGCAAAATTCTTCGAACATGCTGCGCAGTGAAGTCATCGATTCTTATGTTTATCATTTGGGTCTGGCGCAAGGAGACTTCTCATTCGCGACTGCGGTCGGAATATTCTCGTCCGTCGTATCGGTCACACTGTTGCTGGTAGCCAATTTCTTAACCAAGAAGCTTAGCGATAGTTCAATTTTTTAG
- a CDS encoding family 4 glycosyl hydrolase, with protein MKKMKVALIGAGSVSFALGALQDMVLSERLKTQAQLEIALMDIEEENVARTYKYATDMFTAFSHPANIWQTTNLEAALQEADFVIVAIEVNRYFYWSQDFHIPRRFGSKQIYGENGGPGSMFHTLRNLGPMLEIARTMERVCPDAWFINYTNPEAKLVEAISKLTSIKVVGLCHGLDMGIEQLSQFLEMDIADIGMEGGGLNHFGFFTKIWNKKTDEDLYPLFDEKERKANRLAQFEHVALSRTMYRTYGYYPYPGTNHVGEYISYAEDFYAGLSLQYRYDPIREKLWEKDSRTPEFVYSASGNNLDQGLFSKVQTQELWVEEAYIFDKSKVCRSNEYAVPIIEAIFFDDEIELNAVNLPNHGAIKGLPDDMVVETQAIVNGRGIMLKPMTVELPTAIIGTIHIQGTIHKLLLEAFVERSKTKLLQAILLDPQSPTYYQACAMIDEMCKLQQDILPKLEWK; from the coding sequence ATGAAGAAAATGAAAGTTGCGTTAATTGGAGCCGGCAGTGTGTCCTTTGCTTTGGGGGCACTTCAGGATATGGTGCTGTCCGAGCGTTTGAAAACTCAGGCCCAGCTGGAGATTGCCCTGATGGACATTGAAGAAGAAAATGTGGCAAGAACCTATAAATATGCGACAGATATGTTTACCGCCTTCTCGCATCCGGCGAACATTTGGCAGACGACCAACCTGGAAGCAGCTCTGCAGGAGGCTGATTTCGTCATCGTGGCGATTGAGGTAAATCGCTACTTCTATTGGTCGCAGGATTTCCATATTCCTCGCCGCTTTGGAAGCAAGCAAATTTACGGTGAGAACGGCGGTCCTGGCTCGATGTTCCATACACTGCGAAACCTGGGTCCGATGCTGGAAATCGCCCGGACGATGGAACGAGTCTGCCCGGACGCCTGGTTCATTAACTATACGAATCCAGAAGCGAAATTGGTTGAGGCTATCTCGAAACTCACCTCGATCAAAGTCGTCGGTCTATGCCATGGACTGGATATGGGGATCGAGCAGCTCTCCCAATTCCTGGAGATGGATATCGCAGATATCGGAATGGAAGGCGGTGGCTTGAACCACTTCGGTTTCTTCACCAAGATCTGGAACAAGAAGACGGATGAGGATCTGTATCCTTTATTTGATGAGAAGGAGCGGAAGGCCAACCGTCTGGCGCAATTCGAACATGTCGCGCTATCCAGAACGATGTACCGCACTTATGGATATTACCCTTATCCAGGCACCAACCATGTGGGTGAATATATCTCTTATGCGGAGGATTTCTATGCTGGTTTGTCCTTGCAATACCGCTACGATCCAATTCGCGAGAAGTTATGGGAGAAGGATTCCAGAACCCCTGAATTCGTATACAGTGCAAGCGGCAACAATCTGGACCAAGGCTTGTTCTCGAAGGTTCAGACGCAGGAGCTATGGGTGGAAGAGGCCTATATTTTCGATAAGTCGAAGGTTTGCCGCAGCAATGAATATGCAGTTCCGATCATTGAAGCGATTTTCTTCGATGATGAGATTGAATTGAACGCAGTCAATTTACCGAACCACGGTGCAATCAAGGGACTTCCTGACGATATGGTTGTTGAGACCCAGGCGATCGTTAACGGAAGAGGAATTATGCTGAAGCCGATGACGGTAGAACTGCCGACGGCGATTATTGGAACGATTCATATTCAGGGTACGATCCATAAATTGTTGCTCGAGGCTTTTGTGGAGCGATCCAAGACGAAGCTGCTGCAGGCGATCCTGTTGGATCCTCAGTCCCCCACTTATTACCAGGCCTGTGCAATGATCGACGAGATGTGCAAATTGCAGCAAGATATTTTACCTAAGCTGGAATGGAAATAA
- a CDS encoding ROK family protein, protein MSNSVIGVDIGGTNIRVGLVNEQLELVRKETALTSDFRSADEIFKFVKRVIEKVDHHKTADKIGIALPVPWKERTEIIYDATNIPSLEGTNTEFIKRFFPGYEVYFENDVNVVTLLESEHGASQAYEQSIYITVSTGIGSGIILNNQVLHGAHGYAGEIGSMVIADNGKSHSPLHPGTLEALCSGRALEKESQNLYGSEATAHLLFEKYRQHDEKAAGVVNTWVEYFSGAIASLMQTIDPDIFVIGGAVIHNNQWLIDKIVESAKTKVFEHLSDKVKVALPKFGPDAGVIGAGYMALKNNKGA, encoded by the coding sequence ATGAGTAACAGTGTCATTGGAGTGGATATTGGAGGAACGAACATACGAGTCGGGTTAGTGAATGAACAGTTGGAATTGGTCCGAAAAGAGACGGCATTGACTAGCGATTTCAGAAGTGCCGATGAAATTTTTAAGTTTGTCAAGCGAGTGATCGAGAAAGTGGATCATCACAAGACGGCGGACAAGATAGGGATTGCCTTGCCTGTTCCTTGGAAGGAACGGACCGAGATTATATATGATGCGACCAACATTCCAAGCCTTGAAGGGACTAATACTGAATTTATAAAGCGTTTTTTTCCCGGTTATGAAGTTTATTTCGAGAATGATGTAAATGTCGTGACACTGCTTGAATCAGAGCATGGCGCGTCCCAGGCGTACGAACAATCGATCTATATTACAGTCAGTACAGGGATCGGCAGCGGAATCATTCTGAATAACCAGGTGCTCCACGGTGCGCATGGCTATGCCGGAGAGATTGGCAGCATGGTAATCGCTGATAACGGCAAGAGCCATTCGCCATTACATCCCGGCACGCTCGAAGCTCTGTGCAGTGGCAGAGCCCTGGAGAAAGAGAGCCAAAATCTGTACGGCAGCGAGGCTACTGCGCATTTATTGTTTGAGAAATACAGGCAGCATGACGAGAAGGCGGCAGGTGTCGTGAATACCTGGGTCGAGTACTTCTCGGGCGCGATTGCTTCATTAATGCAGACGATCGATCCGGATATATTTGTCATTGGAGGAGCAGTCATTCACAATAACCAATGGTTGATCGATAAAATTGTTGAAAGCGCTAAAACCAAAGTGTTTGAGCATTTAAGCGACAAAGTCAAGGTAGCTTTGCCTAAATTCGGCCCAGATGCAGGAGTGATTGGGGCAGGGTACATGGCGTTAAAAAACAATAAAGGAGCATGA